A single region of the Brassica rapa cultivar Chiifu-401-42 chromosome A03, CAAS_Brap_v3.01, whole genome shotgun sequence genome encodes:
- the LOC103862426 gene encoding uncharacterized protein LOC103862426, which yields MAASTSYAKTRSISLPTRLIHPKAKRVQEELKKIKALNSSSSASSRIQLGLARLVELYDFVNQQVISSPQGQQVLCLSHNAKLVEESLDESILLLDVADFARDLIGTFLERIQDLQSTIRRRGGDNSIVQSEISAYIRFQKKFKNSASRQLKSVARTQTKKKCPVIKQSKTLDQHASMVSNILRQSHTSTISIFKSLLQFLSSSSENQKKNAEVGCVDNSMIRSFYGRIIGKKTAKVIDVKTMLGRLAMLSVSLEAIMDELSYLSRRLIQHRASLLNIVTQ from the coding sequence ATGGCAGCATCAACTTCCTATGCAAAGACTAGGTCTATTAGTTTGCCTACAAGACTAATCCATCCAAAAGCAAAGAGAGTACAAGAAGAGCTGAAAAAGATTAAAGCCTTGAACTCTTCCTCATCAGCTTCTTCTCGCATCCAACTTGGACTTGCCCGGCTCGTCGAGCTCTACGACTTTGTTAATCAACAAGTCATTAGTTCTCCTCAAGGCCAACAAGTCCTTTGCCTTTCTCACAACGCAAAACTTGTTGAAGAATCTCTTGATGAATCCATCTTGTTGCTCGATGTAGCTGACTTCGCAAGAGACTTGATAGGAACATTCTTGGAGCGAATCCAAGATCTTCAATCCACTATACGTAGACGTGGAGGAGATAACTCGATAGTTCAGTCAGAGATCAGCGCTTACATCAGGTTTCAGAAGAAGTTCAAGAACTCAGCGAGTAGACAACTTAAATCCGTTGCAAGAACACAAACAAAGAAGAAGTGTCCGGTGATCAAACAGTCCAAGACTCTTGATCAACATGCTTCTATGGTGTCCAACATTCTAAGGCAGTCACACACATCGACGATCTCTATTTTCAAGTCCCTCTTgcagtttctttcttcttcgagTGAGAACCAGAAGAAGAATGCTGAAGTTGGATGCGTAGATAACTCAATGATCCGTTCTTTTTATGGAAGAATCATTGGTAAGAAGACTGCAAAGGTCATTGATGTGAAAACGATGCTGGGGAGATTAGCTATGCTTAGTGTGAGCCTTGAAGCAATTATGGATGAGCTAAGTTACTTGTCAAGACGACTTATTCAACATAGAGCGTCTCTTTTAAATATTGTTACTCAATAA
- the LOC103862427 gene encoding probable polygalacturonase At3g15720 isoform X2 — MIELHIYIQIFSSTMEIILRLSVSVIFLCFGLVNGQNFSVLDFDATGDGQTDDSNAFVKTWNAACGGGGDISILLIPAGRTFLIQPIVFNGPCRSSNTKVQLEGIVVAPSNKEVWSNPNSRMWIKFSAVLGLVIVGSGTINGRGSSFWEQHLKASQRPTSLHISKCDNLIISGITSIDSPKNHISIAACTNVVVSNIGLFAPEDSPNTDGIDISRSTNVNIFDSTIQTGDDCIAINTGNTNINITRINCGPGHGISVGSLGVNGGSAAVSDVQVTQCTFNQTMNGARIKTWPGGQGYARNISFENITLINAKNPIIIDQQYIDKGRVYSAEKSAVAISNIKFIDFRGTTSKKNAIKIDCSATTRCKDVLMNGINITMADGKQPRVDCKNVDGKSEDTILTHDCFENI, encoded by the exons ATGATTGAATTACACATATACATTCAAATATTCTCGTCCACGATG GAAATTATTCTACGTCTTTCGGTCTCGGtaatttttctctgttttggtCTTGTAAACGGTCAAAACTTCAGCGTACTCGATTTTGATGCCACCGGAGATGGTCAAACTGATGATTCAAAC GCTTTTGTGAAAACGTGGAACGCTGCTTGTGGCGGAGGAGGAGACATAAGCATACTTCTTATTCCTGCTGGGAGAACATTTTTAATTCAACCTATTGTGTTCAATGGTCCATGTAGGTCTAGCAATACAAAAGTTCAG ttggAAGGCATCGTTGTAGCGCCTAGCAACAAAGAAGTATGGTCCAACCCCAATTCTCGAATGTGGATCAAATTTTCAGCGGTGCTTGGTCTAGTGATTGTTGGTTCAGGAACGATTAATGGTCGTGGTTCATCCTTTTGGGAA CAACATTTGAAAGCTTCTCAACGACCTACC TCATTGCATATTAGCAAATGTGACAACTTAATTATAAGCGGAATAACCTCGATCGATAGTCCAAAAAACCATATATCAATCGCCGCATGCACAAATGTTGTAGTGTCGAATATAGGTCTATTTGCACCCGAGGATAGTCCCAACACAGATGGGATTGATATAAGTCGGTCGACTAACGTCAACATATTTGACTCTACGATTCAAACTG GAGATGATTGTATAGCAATCAACACTGGGAATACAAATATCAACATTACAAGGATTAATTGTGGACCTGGTCATGGAATAAG TGTGGGAAGTTTAGGAGTCAATGGAGGCAGCGCTGCAGTTAGTGATGTTCAAGTGACTCAATGCACTTTCAATCAGACAATGAATGGAGCTAGAATCAAGACATGGCCG ggTGGACAAGGGTATGCAAGAAACATAAGCTTTGAAAACATCACACTCATTAACGCAAAAAATCCAATTATAATTGATCAACAATATATAGATAAAGGGCGTGTTTACTCTGCAGAG AAATCAGCTGTGGCGATTagcaatataaaatttattgattttcGTGGAACGACGTCGAAAAAGAATGCTATAAAGATTGATTGTAGTGCAACCACACGTTGTAAAGATGTCCTCATGAATGGAATCAATATTACCATGGCGGATGGAAAACAGCCTAGAGTTGATTGCAAAAATGTCGATGGAAAATCTGAAGACACTATTTTAACGCATGActgttttgaaaatatttaa
- the LOC103862427 gene encoding probable polygalacturonase At3g15720 isoform X1: protein MIELHIYIQIFSSTMEIILRLSVSVIFLCFGLVNGQNFSVLDFDATGDGQTDDSNAFVKTWNAACGGGGDISILLIPAGRTFLIQPIVFNGPCRSSNTKVQLEGIVVAPSNKEVWSNPNSRMWIKFSAVLGLVIVGSGTINGRGSSFWEQHLKASQRPTSLHISKCDNLIISGITSIDSPKNHISIAACTNVVVSNIGLFAPEDSPNTDGIDISRSTNVNIFDSTIQTGSVRVQDKVSIGYFLRPTCFDLIRIIPETRSGDDCIAINTGNTNINITRINCGPGHGISVGSLGVNGGSAAVSDVQVTQCTFNQTMNGARIKTWPGGQGYARNISFENITLINAKNPIIIDQQYIDKGRVYSAEKSAVAISNIKFIDFRGTTSKKNAIKIDCSATTRCKDVLMNGINITMADGKQPRVDCKNVDGKSEDTILTHDCFENI, encoded by the exons ATGATTGAATTACACATATACATTCAAATATTCTCGTCCACGATG GAAATTATTCTACGTCTTTCGGTCTCGGtaatttttctctgttttggtCTTGTAAACGGTCAAAACTTCAGCGTACTCGATTTTGATGCCACCGGAGATGGTCAAACTGATGATTCAAAC GCTTTTGTGAAAACGTGGAACGCTGCTTGTGGCGGAGGAGGAGACATAAGCATACTTCTTATTCCTGCTGGGAGAACATTTTTAATTCAACCTATTGTGTTCAATGGTCCATGTAGGTCTAGCAATACAAAAGTTCAG ttggAAGGCATCGTTGTAGCGCCTAGCAACAAAGAAGTATGGTCCAACCCCAATTCTCGAATGTGGATCAAATTTTCAGCGGTGCTTGGTCTAGTGATTGTTGGTTCAGGAACGATTAATGGTCGTGGTTCATCCTTTTGGGAA CAACATTTGAAAGCTTCTCAACGACCTACC TCATTGCATATTAGCAAATGTGACAACTTAATTATAAGCGGAATAACCTCGATCGATAGTCCAAAAAACCATATATCAATCGCCGCATGCACAAATGTTGTAGTGTCGAATATAGGTCTATTTGCACCCGAGGATAGTCCCAACACAGATGGGATTGATATAAGTCGGTCGACTAACGTCAACATATTTGACTCTACGATTCAAACTG GTTCGGTTCGAGTCCAGGACAAAGTAtctattggttattttttaagaCCCACATGTTTTGATCTGATCCGGATCATACCTGAGACCCGATCAG GAGATGATTGTATAGCAATCAACACTGGGAATACAAATATCAACATTACAAGGATTAATTGTGGACCTGGTCATGGAATAAG TGTGGGAAGTTTAGGAGTCAATGGAGGCAGCGCTGCAGTTAGTGATGTTCAAGTGACTCAATGCACTTTCAATCAGACAATGAATGGAGCTAGAATCAAGACATGGCCG ggTGGACAAGGGTATGCAAGAAACATAAGCTTTGAAAACATCACACTCATTAACGCAAAAAATCCAATTATAATTGATCAACAATATATAGATAAAGGGCGTGTTTACTCTGCAGAG AAATCAGCTGTGGCGATTagcaatataaaatttattgattttcGTGGAACGACGTCGAAAAAGAATGCTATAAAGATTGATTGTAGTGCAACCACACGTTGTAAAGATGTCCTCATGAATGGAATCAATATTACCATGGCGGATGGAAAACAGCCTAGAGTTGATTGCAAAAATGTCGATGGAAAATCTGAAGACACTATTTTAACGCATGActgttttgaaaatatttaa
- the LOC103862428 gene encoding exocyst complex component EXO70H1-like translates to MTCAKLCTFLSRKTLNLQSLLLRMIAMTRLEKEFFPILSSNRDKLDPESVSGQSSTSTNSEFEDDNEIKKANESITKVEKASAVVMSDLKAIAECMISSKRIRKSIVDEGLSLLEIEAYKGSRFHRTDWVIKSKT, encoded by the coding sequence ATGACTTGCGCAAAGCTATGCACTTTCTTGTCTCGCAAGACTCTCAATCTCCAAAGCTTGCTCTTGCGCATGATCGCCATGACAAGGCTAGAAAAAGAGTTCTTCCCGATATTATCTTCAAACAGAGACAAGCTTGATCCTGAATCAGTTTCTGGTCAGTCCTCAACGTCAACCAACTCCGAGTTTGAAGATGACaatgagatcaagaaagctaATGAATCCATAACTAAAGTTGAGAAAGCTTCAGCTGTGGTTATGTCTGACCTAAAGGCTATAGCAGAGTGTATGATCAGTTCTAAGAGGATCAGAAAATCTATAGTAGATGAAGGGCTGAGCTTGCTTGAGATCGAAGCTTACAAAGGCTCAAGGTTTCACAGAACAGACTGGGTGATCAAGAGCAAGACATAG
- the LOC103862432 gene encoding uncharacterized protein LOC103862432, with product MYMSSLSPRLHKAYKSRCVSLPVRSHPSVGRIQEVVTKVRALGSSSLESRTMVRDGLSGLTELYRCLSEDLFKSSSETQQALLNSGLMDKLLEVSLKYLEVCGGAKDSASRIKKSVVELQSALRRSKKGGEFSLENDMDAYMASRKENKKEIKKYMVMSKETDACLESSVWRGGDDQEMSSLVRVMQETSVVTCFVLRTVLSFLSSPKGLKSKSQHQHKGWGIVMKLVKKGIDHHNHEKGFSCLELEAMETEIEKLVTREDQEEEKEISEEISERIQCSLVRSKEVEAAMEELEEGLEGLFKVMIQARVSLLNILST from the coding sequence ATGTATATGTCTTCATTGTCCCCTAGGCTCCACAAAGCATACAAATCTAGATGTGTTAGCTTACCGGTTCGGTCTCATCCGAGTGTTGGGAGGATTCAAGAAGTGGTCACCAAGGTTAGAGCTCTGGGGTCGTCTTCGCTAGAGTCGAGGACCATGGTCCGTGACGGTCTCTCTGGTCTCACCGAACTTTATAGATGCTTAAGCGAAGATCTCTTCAAGTCTTCATCTGAAACTCAACAAGCTCTTTTAAACAGTGGCTTGATGGATAAGCTTCTTGAAGTGTCCCTGAAGTACTTAGAGGTTTGTGGGGGAGCTAAAGACAGCGCGTCGAGGATCAAAAAGAGTGTTGTTGAGCTTCAGTCCGCTTTGAGACGGAGCAAGAAGGGTGGTGAGTTTAGCCTCGAGAATGACATGGATGCTTACATGGCGTCACGTAAAGAGAACAAGAAGGAGATCAAGAAGTATATGGTGATGTCGAAAGAGACAGACGCGTGTTTGGAGAGTAGCGTTTGGCGTGGTGGTGATGATCAAGAGATGAGTTCTTTGGTTAGAGTGATGCAAGAAACAAGCGTGGTCACTTGTTTCGTCTTGCGCACGGTTTTGTCGTTCTTGTCGTCGCCAAAAGGGTTGAAGAGTAAGAGTCAGCATCAACACAAAGGTTGGGGCATTGTTATGAAGCTTGTGAAGAAAGGAATAGATCATCACAATCATGAGAAAGGCTTCTCTTGTCTCGAGCTTGAGGCTATGGAAACTGAAATAGAAAAGCTCGTTACAAGAGAAGATCAGGAAGAGGAGAAAGAGATTAGCGAGGAAATAAGTGAAAGGATTCAGTGTTCATTGGTTAGATCCAAAGAAGTAGAGGCAGCCATGGAAGAGCTTGAAGAGGGACTCGAAGGATTGTTCAAAGTGATGATACAAGCTAGGGTCTCTCTTCTGAACATCCTATCCACTTAA